A region from the Henckelia pumila isolate YLH828 unplaced genomic scaffold, ASM3356847v2 CTG_517:::fragment_1, whole genome shotgun sequence genome encodes:
- the LOC140872945 gene encoding uncharacterized protein, with protein MEGNRQVEVTNRTIVQTLKTRLDSAKEKWVDELPSVLWSYRTTTRSGTDETPYNMVYGTEAVLPAEIGQESARIIAYGPDNNKLRAMDLDLVEENRARATVWLAAYRKRMTRAYNKKVYPEPFKWETWL; from the exons ATGGAAG GGAATAGACAAGTGGAGGTTACTAACAGAACTATCGTTCAAACACTCAAGACCCGGTTAGATTCAGCTAAGGAAAAATGggtggatgaacttccatctGTCTTATGGTCTTACCGAACTACAACAAGGTCCGGGACGGATGAGACACCGTACAATATGGTGTACGGGACTGAGGCAGTCCTTCCTGCCGAGATTGGACAGGAAAGTGCTCGAATAATAGCCTACGGTCCTGACAACAATAAATTAAGGGCCATGGATTTGGACCTGGTTGAAGAAAATCGAGCTAGAGCGACAGTTTGGTTAGCAGCCTATCGCAAGAGAATGACCCGAGCCTATAATAAAAAGGTTTACCCCGAGCCTTTCAAGTGGGAGACCTGGTTATGA
- the LOC140872947 gene encoding uncharacterized protein, which produces MRLKQSDIEFACIVLWFIWQNRNDVVWNGRSQLATSIFQSAIQLLYQWKAASMSAAPLQQTPQFVHSTIWKPPPANYLKCNTDFVVFEGEEYIGFDCILRNSHGLVIDAIYGTLRSFSFAYGSANQAVHALVREAVSLTDRPNGSLRLLL; this is translated from the exons ATGCGTCTCAAGCAATCAGATATTGAATTTGCTTGTATCGTTCTTTGGTTTATTTGGCAGAATAGAAATGATGTAGTTTGGAATGGTAGAAGTCAGCTTGCAACTTCTATTTTCCAGTCAGCAATCCAGCTTCTTTATCAGTGGAAGGCAGCTTCGATGTCTGCTGCTCCTCTTCAGCAAACTCCTCAGTTTGTTCACAGTACTATTTGGAAACCACCACCAGCAAATTACTTGAAGTGTAATACAGATTTTGTGGTGTTCGAAGGAGAAGAGTATATTGGTTTTGATTGCATCCTAAGAAATTCTCATGGACTGGTGATTGATGCTATTTATGGTACTTTGAGGAG TTTTTCTTTTGCGTATGGATCAGCGAATCAGGCGGTTCATGCCTTGGTTAGAGAAGCTGTTTCTTTGACTGATCGGCCAAATGGGTCACTCCGTCTCCTTCTTTGA
- the LOC140872946 gene encoding uncharacterized protein produces MSKTQALQICEEKQLLQRPPWSKQGPRRPKSDKYCDFHNEYGHNTNDCRQLEQEIERIIQQNPRIKDIIEKQNGGYQSNKRGRDGSKHLGPRQGPEPPRGNFQRPNPNQPGNNQGPPPPARGVINMIFGGLTDGDSNRARKTSSRKLSNMEIADHMVRTGPTLSFGSDDLKGLSDTTHNDALVIRALVTNYDVAWIFVDFESSVNVLFQETINQMDLGEYKVEPVVTSLFGFTGHAIRPTGLINLPLTLGKDRTSKTRIVSFIIVDAPSAYNAILGRPAMTIFMAVASALYQKLKFPVGKEIGEVQGDQKISRKCYVEEVRI; encoded by the coding sequence ATGAGCAAGACTCAAGCCCTCCAGATATGCGAAGAAAAACAACTTTTACAAAGGCCCCCGTGGAGCAAGCAGGGGCCTCGCAGGCCAAAGTCAGACAAGTACTGTGACTTTCATAATGAGTATGGGCATAATACCAATGACTGTCGACAATTGGAACAAGAAATTGAGAGAATAATTCAACAAAATCCGAGGATAAAAGACATCATAGAAAAGCAGAACGGAGGATATCAATCGAATAAGAGGGGTCGGGATGGTTCCAAACACCTAGGACCCAGACAAGGACCCGAGCCACCACGGGGCAACTTTCAGCGCCCGAATCCAAATCAACCGGGTAACAATCAGGGGCCGCCCCCACCTGCGAGAGGAGTCATTAACATGATCTTCGGAGGACTAACAGATGGAGATTCCAATAGAGCAAGGAAAACGAGCAGTAGGAAATTGAGCAACATGGAGATAGCCGACCATATGGTTAGAACAGGCCCGACCCTTTCTTTTGGTTCCGATGATCTTAAGGGCTTGTCAGATACTACTCATAATGATGCACTGGTTATTCGAGCTCTGGTCACTAATTACGATGTGGCCTGGATTTTTGTGGATTTCGAAAGCTCGGTCAATGTACTATTTCAAGAGACCATAAATCAGATGGATTTAGGAGAGTATAAGGTAGAACCAGTGGTGACATCGTTGTTCGGGTTTACAGGTCATGCCATCCGACCTACTGGACTGATCAATTTACCGCTTACTTTGGGAAAGGACCGTACAAGCAAAACACGGATTGTCAGTTTTATTATCGTGGATGCACCCTCTGCGTACAATGCTATCTTGGGAAGACCGGCCATGACTATCTTCATGGCCGTAGCATCAGCATTATATCAAAAGCTCAAATTTCCTGTGGGTAAAGAAATTGGCGAGGTTCAGGGAGATCAGAAGATTTCTCGCAAGTGCTATGTAGAAGAAGTACGGATATAA